The genomic interval GCGGAGGCCGTGCCGGCCGTGCTCGCTCGCGGAGGCCCGACCGAGCGTCCGGCGACGAGCCCCGCACGCTTTGCCGTCGACGACCGCGTCAGGACAGCCACCATGCCGGTCCCCAAGGGCCACACGCGCCTGCCGCGCTATGCCCAGGGCAAGACGGGGACGATCACCCATTGCCACGGGGTCCATGTCTTCGCCGACGCCAATGCCACGACGGCGGGTGAGGCGCCGGAATGGCTCTACACCGTGCGCTTCGACGGCACCGAGCTCTTCGGCGATGAGGCCGATCCCAAGACCAGCGTCTCCGTCGACGCCTGGGACAGCTATCTGAGCCCCGCATGACCGTGTCAGCCGCAACGCCCGACCTTGCCGCCCTGCCGCACATTCCCTGCGATGCCGAGGGACCGGTCTTCCGCGAGCCCTGGGAGGCGCATGCCTTCGCCCTCGCCGTGACGCTCCACCAGAAGGGCCTGTTCACCTGGCCGGAATGGGCCGAGGCCCTCTCGGCCGAGATCACCCGCGCCCAGGCGGATGGCGATCCGGACACCGGCGAGACCTATTACCGCCATTGGCTGAAGGCGCTCGAAGGCCTGGTGATCCGCCGCGGCGTCGCAACGCCGGCGGCGATCGAGGCGACGACCGAGGCCTGGCATGCCGCCGCGGCCGCAACGCCGCATGGCCAGCCGATCGTCCTGCCGGGCCGCTGAGCCCTGGGCGCCGGCATTGGAATAGGCCATGCGGTCTAGGCCGCCGCCAGATGCGGCCCATGGCTTGACCTTCGGGAAGGGCTGCACTCAACGTCTCCCGCAGGTGCCGTCACTCCCGTTGCCGCCGCCACGGACCGGATCCTGGGCACCCCCGGCGCCGTGCGGCCCCTCCGAGATTCCCATGCGCGCTCTGCTGCTCGCGGCCTTCGCCGCCCTCTTCCTTTCCGTGGCCGGCGAAGCCAATGCCCAGGCCCGGCAGGACTTCGCCATCGTGAACCAGACCGGCTACACGATCGATGAGGTCTATGTGAGCCCGACCTCCGCCAACAACTGGGGTGACGACCTGATGGGCGATGAAAGTCTGGAGAACGGCATGACGCTGAACGTCAGCTTCCCGGTCGACACCACCGCCTGCCGCTATGACATCAAGGTCGTGTACGACGACGAAACTCCGGTGGAGTTCCGCAACGTGAACCTGTGCCGCATCGCCCGCGTCACGCTGTTCTACAACCGCGGCAGCGGCGAGACGCGCGCCGTCGCCGAGTGATCGGAACGGGGCCGGCCGGGCAGCGCCCGCCGGCCCCGCACCGCCTTACTTGACGGCCGAGAAGGCCGTCGGCGTGAGGAACGAGCTTGCGACATTGGACAGGATCGGCCCGTCAGCCTCGCTGGCGTTGCGCGCTGCGATCCAGTCCGGATCCTGCTGAAAAGCGGTCCATTTGCGCTCCCGCTCCGCCATCGACTCCCAGGCGACGAGATAGGTCAGGTCGTTGTTCGACGGGCCGATCACCGTGGTGAAGAAACCCGCCTGGCGAATGCCGTGCTTCTCCCAGAGTTTCAGCGTGTGGTCCTGGAAGCGCGCCAGGAGCTTGGGAAGCCTGCCCGGCAGGCAGGTATAGACGCGCAGTTCATAGATCATGGTGGTCCTCCCTCTGGGGAGCGACAGACTGCCCAAGCCACAGGCCGGCGCAAGTGCGCCTGGCGCGGGCCGGCCCGGCGCGTCCGCGCTGCCGCCACGCCCCGACGCGCTGAGGCCCGCAGC from Phreatobacter oligotrophus carries:
- the nthB gene encoding nitrile hydratase subunit beta translates to MSYVTHADLGGRKDLGPIQIETDEPLFHSRWEARALALTLAMGATGSWTIDQSRAAREQQPGYLGMSYYEIWIGGLERLMADRGLVSEADLSAGHAVDPAKPVARVLSAEAVPAVLARGGPTERPATSPARFAVDDRVRTATMPVPKGHTRLPRYAQGKTGTITHCHGVHVFADANATTAGEAPEWLYTVRFDGTELFGDEADPKTSVSVDAWDSYLSPA
- a CDS encoding nitrile hydratase accessory protein: MTVSAATPDLAALPHIPCDAEGPVFREPWEAHAFALAVTLHQKGLFTWPEWAEALSAEITRAQADGDPDTGETYYRHWLKALEGLVIRRGVATPAAIEATTEAWHAAAAATPHGQPIVLPGR
- a CDS encoding NIPSNAP family protein — encoded protein: MIYELRVYTCLPGRLPKLLARFQDHTLKLWEKHGIRQAGFFTTVIGPSNNDLTYLVAWESMAERERKWTAFQQDPDWIAARNASEADGPILSNVASSFLTPTAFSAVK